One genomic window of Quercus robur chromosome 6, dhQueRobu3.1, whole genome shotgun sequence includes the following:
- the LOC126733384 gene encoding probable aldo-keto reductase 2, whose protein sequence is MASAGIGRIRLGSQGLEVSAQGLGCMGMSGWYGPPKPEQDMISLIHHAIHTGVTFLDTSDMYGPFFNEILLGKALKGGLREKVELATKFGVTVVDGKRVIRGDPAYVREACEASLKRLDVHSIDLYYQHRIDTRVPIEVTVGELKKLVEEGKIKYIGLSEASASTIRRAHAVHPITAVQLEWSLWSRDVEEEIIPTCRELGIGIVSYSPLGRGFFTSGPKVVENLTDNDVRKFLPRFQPENLEHNKTIFERVNEIATRKGCTTSQLALAWVHHQGKDVCPIPGTTKIQNFNQNIGALSVRLTPEEIAEIESFASENDVKGDRYAEGASTWKISETPPLSSWKAL, encoded by the exons ATGGCCTCCGCAGGAATTGGAAGGATAAGGCTGGGTTCACAGGGACTGGAAGTGTCAGCGCAAGGTTTAGGATGCATGGGCATGTCCGGTTGGTATGGCCCTCCAAAGCCCGAACAAGACATGATCTCTCTCATTCATCATGCCATCCACACTGGTGTCACCTTCCTCGATACTTCTGACATGTATGGCCCCTTCTTCAACGAAATCCTCCTTGGAAAG GCTTTGAAGGGAGGGCTAAGAGAGAAGGTAGAATTGGCAACAAAGTTCGGTGTTACGGTTGTGGATGGGAAGAGAGTGATCCGTGGTGATCCAGCTTATGTGAGAGAGGCTTGTGAGGCCAGCTTGAAGCGCCTTGATGTTCACTCTATTGATCTCTATTACCAGCATCGCATAGACACCCGTGTTCCCATTGAAGTCACG GTTGGGGAACTCAAGAAACTTGTTGAAGAGGGTAAAATCAAGTACATAGGTCTATCTGAGGCCTCTGCCTCAACAATTAGAAGAGCACATGCGGTTCATCCCATAACTGCTGTGCAGCTAGAGTGGTCTTTGTGGTCTAGGGATGTGGAGGAAGAAATAATTCCTACTTGCAG GGAACTGGGCATTGGGATTGTTTCATACAGTCCTCTAGGACGGGGATTCTTTACTTCAGGGCCTAAGGTTGTTGAAAATCTGACGGACAATGATGTTCGTAAG TTTTTACCCAGGTTCCAACCTGAAAATCTGGAGCATAACAAGACCATATTTGAGCGTGTTAATGAAATAGCAACGAGGAAGGGATGCACCACATCACAGCTAGCATTGGCCTGGGTTCATCACCAAGGGAAGGACGTGTGTCCCATACCAGGAACCACcaagattcaaaacttcaacCAGAACATTGGAGCACTGTCTGTCAGACTAACACCAGAAGAAATTGCTGAAATTGAATCATTTGCTTCCGAGAATGACGTTAAGGGTGACAGATATGCAGAAGGCGCTTCAACTTGGAAGATTTCTGAAACTCCACCACTTTCTTCATGGAAAGCTTTGTAA